The Fimbriimonas ginsengisoli Gsoil 348 genome window below encodes:
- a CDS encoding BACON domain-containing protein, whose translation MLALQSASAQAPKITSYTASQGMSYAGSPITLSWTVTGSPTLSLSGIGAVSGSSIVVSPLATTSYTLTAKNASGTVSASLSIAVSPAPAAMLAPDSTIVRPGGGTRQIHVTSKGAWTALPQVPWITVSGPASGNGNGMFTINVGSNLSQGTRVGKVIVAGQQCAIYQDGQSFQVHPRLWYTPGDIAKFQKWAVPQNPTYPILMDVVGQAVAAYDTRFGTVNWKDNGTFTFSPETTEDYALLLAFMYQLETDPVKRSAYAVRAKTMLMYVLNKAALGAAPGIPFRDPHFSIKDRARFFGQTYPLIVDYLYPIFSPVEKATIRKVFLRWIGESKAAYGGNGNNTMGMKFSANNYQLAHFRNVTMWSEIMDPADDPKVDPAQPATTLGNTLHSYTAYATGRWLSDLWTLFDHGQCQNGLPMEGTLYGLSYGWFHDALLTMHNTGLDDPSLATPQMGMVTSSFWNDWLAGYFHLMVNTPAPPAGAAYLGNVFEQFGYCDLLRIWSIPENAPMLASAILLDRSMGNNARADAEYWALRNSLEGGQFWLNRVPGHGWFGNPTGNEAPQQFTARDPFAAPPTDPRPAMAKVFESNGIKMVIGRTGWDPAASLLAFKSSYITENHTTGDAGNFWFYRKGAMLTSNVRGYTGQDILNTSAYANTLTIQNDVPSDLAWFEPEISARGGQWIFGQATGDPTMLTSNGPGYLAADTNLTKLYNRVTNKSSVTDVKLATRTLIWLQPDYVVVYDRAKTGKANRFKRFNLHLPAMPTVQGNKAMALAPNAERLYVTSLLPANGMLVPAVDVADGQAVGETMKAHLTIEDPSNPLDVRFLHVIQGADTGVSQAAAQLLSSSAGTPLEGATIGTNAVLFPHDLITAANPFAAMSYTVPVQIATHYIAGLSPNMTYDITVATVAGGKTFTITPGTHFMTDKAGVLVFQSGQIVP comes from the coding sequence GTGCTCGCGCTTCAAAGCGCGTCGGCCCAAGCTCCCAAGATCACTTCGTACACGGCATCTCAGGGCATGTCGTACGCGGGAAGCCCGATCACCCTTTCCTGGACCGTCACCGGTTCTCCCACTCTTTCGCTCAGCGGCATCGGAGCGGTTTCCGGTTCCTCCATCGTCGTCTCGCCCCTAGCCACCACGAGCTACACCCTCACGGCTAAGAACGCATCGGGAACGGTGAGCGCGAGCCTGAGCATCGCAGTCAGTCCCGCCCCGGCCGCCATGCTCGCGCCCGACTCCACAATCGTCCGACCGGGAGGCGGAACCCGGCAGATCCATGTGACTTCGAAAGGCGCTTGGACGGCCCTTCCGCAAGTTCCCTGGATCACGGTTTCCGGACCGGCGAGTGGTAACGGAAACGGGATGTTCACCATCAACGTGGGCTCCAACCTCTCCCAAGGAACGCGAGTGGGGAAGGTGATCGTTGCCGGCCAGCAGTGCGCGATCTACCAAGACGGCCAATCTTTCCAGGTTCACCCTAGGCTTTGGTACACCCCTGGCGACATCGCCAAATTCCAGAAGTGGGCGGTACCGCAAAACCCGACTTACCCGATTCTGATGGACGTGGTCGGCCAAGCCGTGGCCGCGTACGACACCCGGTTCGGCACCGTAAATTGGAAGGATAACGGCACCTTCACGTTCTCTCCCGAGACGACCGAGGATTACGCCCTCCTCCTCGCCTTCATGTACCAGCTCGAGACCGACCCGGTGAAGCGGTCCGCTTACGCGGTACGGGCGAAGACGATGTTGATGTACGTCCTGAACAAAGCGGCGCTCGGCGCCGCTCCGGGAATCCCGTTCCGCGATCCGCACTTCTCCATCAAGGATCGGGCTCGATTCTTCGGCCAAACCTATCCGCTGATCGTCGACTATCTCTATCCGATCTTCTCGCCGGTCGAAAAAGCCACGATCCGCAAAGTATTCCTCCGTTGGATCGGCGAGTCGAAGGCCGCCTACGGCGGCAACGGAAACAATACGATGGGGATGAAGTTCTCGGCGAACAACTACCAGCTCGCCCACTTTAGGAACGTCACCATGTGGTCGGAGATCATGGATCCGGCCGACGACCCCAAGGTCGATCCCGCTCAACCGGCCACTACCCTCGGTAATACGCTGCACAGCTACACCGCGTACGCCACGGGACGCTGGCTGAGCGACCTTTGGACCCTTTTCGACCATGGCCAATGCCAGAACGGGCTGCCGATGGAAGGAACGCTTTACGGCCTCAGTTACGGTTGGTTCCACGACGCTTTGCTGACGATGCATAACACGGGCCTGGACGACCCGAGCCTTGCCACTCCGCAGATGGGGATGGTGACCAGTTCCTTCTGGAACGACTGGCTTGCCGGGTATTTCCACCTGATGGTGAACACCCCCGCGCCTCCCGCCGGCGCGGCGTATCTCGGCAACGTCTTCGAGCAGTTCGGATACTGCGACTTACTTCGAATCTGGTCGATTCCGGAGAACGCCCCGATGCTCGCCTCGGCGATCCTGCTCGACCGGTCGATGGGTAATAACGCGCGGGCCGACGCCGAGTATTGGGCGCTTCGAAATAGCCTCGAAGGGGGCCAGTTCTGGCTCAACCGGGTTCCCGGTCACGGGTGGTTCGGCAATCCCACCGGCAACGAAGCGCCCCAGCAATTCACCGCTCGAGACCCGTTTGCCGCCCCTCCCACCGACCCTCGCCCAGCAATGGCGAAGGTGTTCGAGTCGAACGGAATCAAGATGGTGATCGGACGAACCGGCTGGGATCCGGCGGCCAGTCTCCTCGCCTTCAAGTCGTCGTACATCACCGAGAACCATACGACCGGCGACGCCGGAAACTTCTGGTTCTATCGGAAAGGGGCGATGCTCACCAGCAACGTTCGCGGATACACGGGGCAGGACATCCTTAACACCAGCGCCTACGCGAATACTCTGACCATTCAAAACGACGTCCCGAGCGACCTCGCTTGGTTCGAGCCCGAGATCTCCGCCCGTGGCGGCCAGTGGATCTTTGGCCAGGCGACCGGCGACCCCACCATGCTCACGAGTAACGGTCCGGGCTATCTTGCCGCCGATACGAACCTCACTAAGCTCTACAACCGAGTCACGAACAAGTCGTCCGTTACCGACGTGAAGCTTGCTACCCGGACCCTGATTTGGCTTCAGCCCGACTACGTGGTGGTTTACGACCGCGCCAAGACCGGCAAGGCGAACCGCTTCAAGCGATTCAACCTGCATCTTCCGGCGATGCCGACGGTGCAAGGGAACAAGGCGATGGCATTAGCTCCGAACGCGGAGCGGCTCTACGTGACCTCGCTGCTGCCCGCGAACGGGATGCTCGTTCCCGCCGTCGACGTGGCCGACGGGCAGGCGGTGGGTGAGACGATGAAGGCGCACTTAACCATCGAAGATCCTTCCAATCCGCTCGACGTGCGCTTCCTTCACGTCATCCAGGGCGCCGATACCGGCGTCTCTCAAGCGGCGGCCCAACTCCTCTCGAGTAGCGCGGGAACGCCGTTGGAAGGGGCCACGATCGGAACGAACGCCGTGCTTTTCCCGCATGACCTTATCACGGCGGCCAACCCGTTCGCTGCGATGTCGTACACCGTTCCAGTGCAAATCGCCACCCACTACATCGCCGGTCTAAGTCCGAATATGACCTACGACATTACGGTGGCGACCGTGGCCGGAGGAAAGACCTTCACGATCACGCCGGGTACCCACTTCATGACCGACAAGGCGGGAGTCCTGGTCTTCCAGTCCGGCCAGATCGTCCCGTAA
- a CDS encoding YdcF family protein, translating into MPSSDADLNTVARFLARRDELEPVDLIVLLGSSLLVTAKAAAEALDQGLADEILVSGGIGHSTPWLYESVRGCPDLNSIPVDGRPEAEIIADVLTVRHGVPAEKILIENRSTNCGSNALECKRLLADLGRSPRSLLLIQDPTMQRRTHASFERSWRGEAAPQFISHAPFVPEMVDGVLHPEDQWPFERFLSLLLGEIPRLQDAPAGYGPKGRDFIEHVDIPREVMDAHARVSTT; encoded by the coding sequence GTGCCAAGCTCGGATGCCGACCTCAACACCGTCGCCCGCTTCTTGGCCCGTCGCGACGAGCTAGAACCGGTCGATTTGATCGTGCTCCTGGGGAGTAGCTTGCTGGTGACGGCAAAAGCGGCGGCGGAGGCACTGGACCAAGGTTTGGCAGACGAAATCCTGGTGTCGGGCGGTATCGGCCATTCGACGCCATGGCTGTATGAATCCGTTCGTGGTTGCCCCGACTTGAACTCGATACCGGTCGATGGCCGCCCGGAAGCGGAGATCATCGCGGACGTCCTGACCGTCCGCCACGGAGTCCCGGCCGAGAAAATACTGATCGAGAACCGCTCCACGAATTGCGGTTCGAATGCCCTCGAATGCAAACGGCTCCTCGCCGATTTAGGGCGTTCGCCTCGTTCGCTTCTGCTGATCCAAGACCCCACCATGCAGCGGCGAACCCACGCCTCGTTCGAGCGCTCATGGCGGGGCGAGGCCGCCCCTCAGTTCATCAGTCACGCGCCGTTCGTTCCCGAGATGGTCGACGGAGTCTTGCATCCCGAAGATCAGTGGCCGTTCGAGCGCTTTCTATCCCTGCTCCTGGGAGAGATCCCGCGCCTCCAAGACGCTCCCGCCGGTTACGGCCCCAAGGGCCGGGATTTTATCGAACATGTCGATATTCCACGGGAAGTGATGGACGCCCATGCGCGGGTTTCAACCACGTAA
- a CDS encoding proline dehydrogenase family protein, whose amino-acid sequence MSLARTFVLKTSSLPLVERMVRRSFLFRPLVRRFIAGDTLEEAIKASEALLAKGLRISLDYLGENTRSEQEALDAKATYIQMLERIAQVPVVRDYNANPVGPEPLNISIKLTQCGLDQGEAFAEKNYRDVLEVAKGFHNFVRIDMESSDYTDRTMAMIGRVRPDYPNTGTVLQSYLYRTPKDVEQVIEWQARTRIVKGAYLEPPSVAYPEKEKVDEAYVQQAKELLLRGYYPAIATQDEKIIRELNAFVAENKIDKSRFEYQMLYGIRRDLQDSLVAEGYNVRIYVPFGDSWYPYFTRRLAERPANAFFILKAMFKG is encoded by the coding sequence ATGTCGCTCGCGCGCACGTTTGTGCTTAAGACGTCTTCCCTGCCGCTCGTCGAGCGAATGGTTCGCCGCTCCTTCCTCTTTCGTCCCCTCGTCCGGCGATTCATCGCCGGTGACACCCTCGAGGAAGCGATTAAAGCCAGCGAAGCGCTGTTGGCCAAAGGGCTTCGAATCTCCCTCGACTACCTTGGCGAAAACACCCGATCCGAGCAGGAAGCGTTGGACGCGAAAGCGACCTACATCCAGATGCTGGAACGGATTGCACAGGTCCCCGTGGTGAGAGATTACAACGCCAACCCGGTCGGTCCGGAGCCGCTGAATATCTCGATCAAGCTGACCCAGTGCGGTCTCGATCAGGGAGAAGCGTTCGCGGAGAAGAACTACCGCGACGTGCTGGAAGTGGCGAAAGGGTTCCACAACTTCGTGCGGATCGACATGGAGTCGTCGGACTACACCGACCGCACTATGGCGATGATCGGGCGAGTACGGCCCGACTACCCGAACACCGGCACCGTCCTTCAGAGCTACCTGTATCGAACGCCGAAAGACGTCGAGCAGGTGATCGAGTGGCAAGCTCGGACGCGCATCGTAAAAGGCGCCTACCTGGAACCGCCGAGCGTCGCCTACCCAGAGAAAGAGAAGGTCGACGAGGCTTACGTTCAGCAGGCGAAGGAACTGCTTTTGCGAGGGTACTACCCGGCGATCGCCACCCAGGACGAGAAGATCATTCGTGAGCTCAACGCCTTTGTGGCGGAAAACAAGATCGATAAGTCGCGGTTCGAATACCAGATGCTCTACGGCATCCGGCGAGACCTTCAGGACAGCCTGGTAGCGGAAGGGTACAACGTGCGCATCTACGTCCCGTTTGGCGACTCCTGGTACCCCTACTTCACTCGCCGCCTAGCCGAGCGGCCGGCAAACGCGTTCTTCATTTTGAAGGCGATGTTCAAGGGTTAA
- a CDS encoding serine/threonine-protein kinase: MSSPPTTLGQYQIIREIARSNDIVYEAYDPLMNRRVAVKELAMPTGMTDAQKADRISRFKREAQAAGTLNHTNIMTVYSFAEEAGRIFMAMEYLDGHTLRNEIDTKGFVPIDRAIQIALAVLEGLGHAHSKGVIHRDIKPDNIQILSNSEVKITDFGIARLTFQPNLTMDGQVFGTPSYMSPEQVVGRDIDARSDLFSLAVVLYEMISGSKPFPGDSVVSITYAIMNKEPQQPTQATWSLWQVLSRALDKSPQLRYASAADMIEALRDAERQAVSGTMGNQPAQTGSYAPYGTYTPAVAAPPPVPYSQPPSPYPTAYNPYQPQPPVHQTPYGYNTTGYPVQQSPYGLGHTMPPPGPLPIYYPPPPRPPLLKPETIVFLRKMAIAALILGALFALVFVGFFALVNSFQHTASLQKDRTIASQISSLDPHLTLEDRIDKANQLLSQLPVRSRPESARAVAAIYEQVGKRALAENDTASAEGYFKKGIDLDKSNPKLYSNLGKLYETIAFKDASDLTTQANLLVQSGDNWIHAQEMETDPQMRDQYGEAGAAALVSAAQRMQQAGSVSSVDLRDMLYRARDAAPPTSSARGVIQQMLTQLGGQ, translated from the coding sequence ATGAGCAGTCCCCCAACCACGCTTGGTCAATACCAAATCATCCGGGAGATCGCGCGCTCGAACGACATCGTTTACGAAGCGTACGATCCCCTGATGAATCGTCGCGTCGCCGTGAAAGAGCTGGCGATGCCGACCGGGATGACCGACGCTCAAAAGGCCGACCGCATCAGCCGCTTCAAGCGGGAGGCTCAGGCGGCGGGGACCCTCAATCACACCAACATCATGACGGTCTATTCGTTCGCCGAGGAGGCGGGCCGGATCTTCATGGCGATGGAGTATCTGGACGGCCACACCCTCCGGAACGAGATCGACACCAAAGGGTTCGTCCCGATCGATCGGGCGATTCAGATCGCCTTGGCGGTGTTGGAAGGTCTGGGGCATGCCCACAGCAAGGGCGTCATCCACCGCGACATCAAGCCGGACAATATCCAGATCCTCTCGAACTCCGAGGTGAAGATTACCGACTTTGGAATCGCGCGCCTCACCTTCCAGCCGAACCTCACGATGGACGGCCAGGTGTTCGGCACCCCCAGCTACATGTCGCCGGAGCAGGTGGTAGGCCGCGACATCGACGCCCGGAGCGACCTGTTCAGCCTTGCGGTGGTGCTGTACGAGATGATCTCGGGGAGCAAGCCGTTCCCTGGCGACAGCGTCGTGAGCATCACCTACGCGATCATGAACAAGGAGCCGCAGCAGCCGACGCAGGCGACTTGGTCGCTGTGGCAGGTGCTGTCGCGAGCGCTCGACAAGAGCCCGCAGCTTCGATACGCCAGCGCGGCCGACATGATTGAGGCGCTTCGAGATGCCGAACGGCAGGCGGTGAGCGGCACGATGGGGAACCAGCCGGCGCAGACCGGCTCTTACGCGCCGTACGGCACTTACACTCCAGCCGTGGCGGCTCCGCCGCCGGTGCCGTATTCCCAGCCGCCCAGCCCGTATCCCACGGCGTACAACCCGTACCAGCCTCAGCCGCCGGTACACCAGACCCCTTACGGATACAACACGACCGGTTATCCGGTGCAGCAGAGCCCCTACGGCCTCGGACACACGATGCCGCCCCCCGGGCCGCTGCCGATCTACTACCCGCCCCCTCCCCGCCCGCCGCTCCTGAAGCCGGAAACCATCGTCTTCCTGCGCAAAATGGCGATTGCGGCTTTGATCTTGGGAGCTTTGTTCGCCCTGGTCTTTGTTGGCTTCTTCGCGCTCGTCAACTCGTTCCAGCACACCGCTTCGCTGCAGAAGGACCGCACGATCGCGAGCCAGATCTCCAGCCTGGATCCGCATCTCACGCTCGAGGATCGGATCGACAAGGCGAATCAACTTCTGAGCCAGCTTCCGGTGAGAAGCCGGCCCGAATCTGCGCGCGCGGTGGCCGCCATTTACGAACAGGTGGGGAAACGGGCGCTGGCCGAAAACGACACGGCGAGCGCCGAGGGATACTTCAAGAAAGGGATCGACCTCGATAAAAGCAATCCCAAGCTCTACTCGAACCTCGGAAAGCTGTACGAGACGATTGCATTCAAGGACGCCTCCGACCTCACCACGCAGGCGAACCTGCTCGTGCAATCGGGCGATAACTGGATCCACGCCCAGGAAATGGAGACCGATCCGCAAATGCGCGACCAATACGGCGAAGCCGGGGCGGCGGCTTTGGTCTCGGCCGCCCAACGAATGCAGCAAGCCGGCTCCGTCTCTTCCGTCGATCTCCGCGACATGCTCTACCGAGCCCGAGACGCCGCCCCCCCCACCTCATCCGCCCGGGGCGTCATCCAGCAAATGCTAACCCAGCTCGGCGGCCAATAA
- a CDS encoding SDR family oxidoreductase: protein MDFGLQGKVAMVAAASKGIGFAIAQLLTQEGCRVSICGRNEETLEQATSQLGDEARSYVVDVSDAEDLAWWVEQTQQDLGPVDILVTNTGGPPAGPLDAISDEQWQSGFDSTLMNIVRLVRAVSPGMQDAGWGRIVHITSYVAKEPSRILPISSTLRSGLMALTRLQALELAPHGITVNGVLPGSTLTDRQRHLADIRAEREGISPEEALAKQGADVPIGRLAAPEEIAAAVAFLCSKPASYVTGTSLLVDGGLTRGLG from the coding sequence ATGGATTTCGGTCTTCAAGGAAAAGTCGCCATGGTAGCGGCGGCAAGCAAGGGAATCGGGTTCGCGATTGCCCAATTGTTGACCCAAGAAGGGTGCCGGGTTTCGATCTGCGGACGGAACGAGGAAACCCTCGAGCAGGCGACGTCGCAGCTTGGAGACGAAGCCCGATCCTACGTGGTGGACGTATCGGACGCCGAGGACCTGGCATGGTGGGTCGAGCAGACGCAGCAGGATCTCGGCCCGGTCGATATCCTGGTGACCAACACCGGCGGCCCGCCCGCAGGCCCGCTCGACGCGATCTCGGACGAGCAGTGGCAGTCGGGGTTCGATAGCACCCTCATGAATATCGTGCGTCTGGTACGGGCGGTCTCGCCGGGGATGCAGGACGCGGGTTGGGGCCGGATCGTGCATATCACGTCCTACGTCGCGAAAGAGCCAAGCCGCATCCTCCCGATCTCGTCCACCCTACGTTCGGGCTTGATGGCCTTGACCCGGTTGCAAGCCTTGGAGCTGGCACCTCACGGAATCACCGTGAACGGCGTTCTGCCGGGGAGCACGCTGACCGACCGCCAGCGTCATCTGGCGGATATCCGAGCCGAGCGCGAGGGGATTTCGCCGGAAGAGGCGTTGGCGAAGCAAGGCGCAGACGTCCCGATCGGCCGCCTCGCCGCCCCGGAGGAGATCGCCGCCGCCGTGGCGTTCCTGTGCTCGAAGCCGGCAAGCTACGTCACGGGAACGAGCCTCTTGGTAGACGGCGGGCTAACCCGCGGGCTGGGTTAA
- a CDS encoding hybrid sensor histidine kinase/response regulator → MGFALGVVALIFVGSVARNSANEFVRTADQVTQRQHVLDLIADSRKALNRAEAEQRGFLLTGSSQYLQNYDTAPATFEASMDDLRRMLGAADPDLDLAEHLGRAKLDEMQDCIRIYKTKGPEAARALIGTNLGLNLMTRFRETMIAVEARQRKALATAAAENRLNRTRVERSTFAGLIFTGLIVVASLLAVLRDLRKRTLAESRLEANLALQGLIFDSVSAAIIATDGSGRVTLFNAVAQRWLGYSAEEVFSNPAILDLIHDQSEVEQAARELEAEYGEPVSPDNVFGFKPRRGSRFVREWTFVRKDGTRFPVLLSISAIRNATGETQGLVGIAVDLTQEKAARAELDGYVHRLEASAKELQESRDVALAATRTKSEFLANMSHEIRTPMNGVMGMAHLLQSTPLTERQKGFVRTILQSAESLLTILNDILDLSKMEAGKMTLEHFPFDLRILLEDICESQAPAAHAKGLELGCVMPPSVPEFVLGDPGRLRQILTNLVSNAVKFTSEGEVTLSASVVRHGANRITYRISVRDTGIGIPPDRQERIFESFTQADGSTTRKYGGTGLGLTICRQLVELMGGAIGVMSEPGKGSEFWLEIPLHRQESPLQEGNDRHDLGGRRILIADDNATNRIVLRELLTHWNCQVVESATGEDAVDIALRDPLFDCVVLDMHMPGMDGVEVAQALRKDSRTSAIPLVLLSSSGISQTEAESESLFDAVIFKPIRSSPLYSTISHVTGGAPPAEPTAPFLSLSGEEAHMGTLRVLVVEDNVVNQMVATELLESWGCQSETADNGAAAVALYGHQRFDVILMDVQMPVMDGYEATSEIRRMEEGTGRHIPIFAMTANAMSGDRERCLKAGMDGYLSKPLQPSKLRERLLEVATEVKEESMSTNEELHEDVPLFEAQRLDETCAGKASLKLRVIERYIATSKAGADAIEAAAAEGDAVALASAAHGLKGSSLTVGSPLLSALCERIEHSAREGRIDAQAATMVRPSLLRLYGALEKLAKELLPTV, encoded by the coding sequence ATGGGCTTTGCCCTGGGAGTTGTGGCGCTGATCTTCGTGGGGTCGGTGGCCCGCAATAGCGCCAACGAATTCGTCCGAACTGCCGATCAGGTAACGCAACGCCAGCACGTTCTCGATTTGATCGCCGACTCCCGCAAGGCGCTCAACCGGGCCGAGGCCGAGCAGCGCGGATTTCTACTGACCGGCTCTTCGCAGTATCTACAGAATTACGACACGGCTCCGGCGACCTTTGAGGCGAGTATGGATGACTTGCGTCGAATGCTTGGCGCCGCCGACCCGGACTTGGATCTTGCCGAGCATCTTGGCCGGGCAAAGCTGGATGAGATGCAGGATTGCATCCGCATTTACAAAACGAAGGGTCCTGAGGCAGCCCGCGCCTTGATCGGGACGAATCTGGGCCTGAACCTGATGACTCGTTTCCGGGAGACCATGATCGCGGTGGAGGCCCGGCAACGCAAAGCCCTCGCGACCGCCGCGGCGGAGAACCGGCTAAACCGGACCAGGGTCGAGCGCTCGACGTTCGCTGGCCTGATCTTTACCGGGCTGATCGTCGTCGCTTCGTTATTGGCGGTTCTCCGCGACCTCCGAAAGCGGACATTGGCAGAATCCAGGCTCGAAGCCAACCTTGCCCTGCAAGGCCTGATCTTCGACTCCGTGTCGGCCGCAATCATTGCTACGGATGGAAGCGGCAGGGTAACTCTGTTCAACGCCGTGGCCCAAAGGTGGCTGGGGTACTCGGCCGAGGAAGTCTTCTCAAACCCGGCCATCTTAGATCTGATCCACGATCAATCGGAAGTGGAACAAGCCGCCCGCGAGCTCGAGGCGGAATACGGAGAGCCGGTCTCGCCCGATAACGTGTTTGGATTCAAGCCTCGGCGTGGCTCGCGCTTCGTTCGGGAGTGGACCTTCGTGCGAAAGGACGGGACCCGTTTTCCGGTCCTGTTGTCCATCTCCGCGATACGGAACGCGACCGGCGAGACTCAAGGCCTCGTCGGAATCGCGGTCGACCTGACCCAGGAGAAGGCGGCCCGCGCGGAGTTGGACGGATACGTCCACCGGCTGGAAGCCTCCGCCAAGGAGCTCCAGGAGTCTCGCGACGTTGCGCTGGCTGCGACCCGCACGAAATCGGAATTCCTGGCGAACATGAGCCACGAGATCCGGACGCCGATGAACGGGGTGATGGGGATGGCGCACCTGCTGCAGAGCACCCCCCTCACGGAGCGCCAGAAGGGGTTCGTGCGCACCATTCTCCAGAGCGCGGAGAGCCTCTTGACGATTCTCAACGACATCCTCGATCTATCGAAGATGGAAGCCGGGAAGATGACGCTAGAACACTTCCCGTTCGATCTGCGGATCCTGCTGGAGGATATCTGCGAATCGCAGGCTCCCGCCGCGCATGCGAAGGGGTTGGAGCTCGGCTGCGTGATGCCGCCATCGGTGCCGGAATTCGTCTTGGGCGATCCGGGAAGGCTCCGCCAGATCTTGACGAACCTCGTTTCGAATGCCGTCAAGTTTACGTCCGAAGGGGAGGTCACGTTGAGCGCCAGCGTGGTTCGGCACGGTGCGAACCGGATCACCTACCGGATTTCCGTACGAGACACCGGGATCGGGATCCCTCCGGACCGTCAGGAGCGTATCTTCGAGAGCTTCACCCAAGCCGACGGGAGCACCACGCGCAAATACGGGGGGACCGGCTTGGGACTGACGATCTGCCGGCAGCTCGTCGAGCTCATGGGCGGCGCCATCGGCGTGATGAGCGAACCAGGCAAGGGAAGCGAGTTTTGGCTGGAAATCCCGCTCCACCGTCAGGAATCTCCCCTCCAAGAGGGGAACGACCGCCATGATCTCGGCGGTAGACGGATTCTCATCGCCGACGACAACGCCACCAATCGCATCGTCCTGCGCGAGCTCTTGACCCACTGGAACTGTCAGGTGGTCGAGAGCGCCACCGGTGAGGATGCGGTGGACATCGCCCTCCGGGACCCCCTGTTCGACTGCGTGGTGCTCGACATGCACATGCCGGGGATGGATGGGGTGGAGGTCGCTCAAGCGCTCCGAAAGGACAGCCGGACGTCGGCCATCCCACTCGTGCTTCTCTCGTCGAGCGGCATTAGTCAGACCGAGGCCGAGTCGGAGTCGCTTTTCGACGCGGTCATCTTCAAGCCGATTCGGAGCTCGCCCCTCTACAGCACCATCTCCCACGTTACCGGCGGCGCGCCGCCGGCCGAACCGACGGCCCCGTTCCTAAGCTTAAGCGGCGAAGAGGCGCACATGGGGACGCTTCGGGTGCTTGTGGTAGAGGATAACGTGGTCAACCAGATGGTGGCCACGGAGCTACTAGAGAGCTGGGGTTGCCAAAGCGAGACGGCGGATAACGGCGCCGCGGCCGTGGCCCTGTATGGCCACCAACGGTTCGATGTCATTCTTATGGACGTCCAAATGCCGGTGATGGATGGCTACGAGGCAACCTCCGAAATCAGGAGGATGGAGGAAGGAACCGGCCGTCACATACCGATTTTTGCCATGACGGCCAACGCGATGAGCGGCGACCGCGAGCGGTGCCTGAAGGCCGGAATGGACGGTTACCTGTCCAAGCCGCTGCAGCCGAGCAAGCTGAGGGAACGATTGCTGGAGGTTGCGACGGAAGTAAAGGAAGAATCGATGAGTACGAACGAAGAACTACACGAAGATGTGCCGCTGTTCGAAGCGCAGCGTCTGGATGAGACATGTGCCGGTAAGGCCTCTCTTAAGCTGCGGGTCATCGAACGCTACATCGCGACCTCCAAGGCGGGAGCCGATGCGATCGAAGCGGCGGCGGCGGAAGGGGATGCGGTCGCCCTCGCCTCCGCTGCCCATGGCTTAAAGGGAAGCAGCCTTACCGTCGGCAGCCCCTTGCTGAGCGCGCTCTGCGAACGCATCGAGCACAGCGCCCGTGAAGGCAGGATCGACGCGCAAGCCGCCACAATGGTGAGGCCAAGCCTACTTCGCCTGTACGGAGCGTTGGAAAAGCTTGCCAAGGAGTTGCTCCCTACCGTATGA